A segment of the Acidobacteriota bacterium genome:
GGTCCGCTCGGGTCGAGGTCTGTGACGACCAGGCCTTCCGAGTCTGATTCAAGGCCGAGCTGCTTCGCGACTTGCGGCGTCACTGGCTGCAGGCTTAATCCGAGCTTGCCGCCCTGGTCCTTTCCAACTGGGCCTTCAGCATTAGGTTCTGTGCCGGTTTCGCCGGGTTTGTCCATCTTAGTATCAAATTCGTCCAGTGTTGCAACAAATTCCTGTTCCTTTCCATCACGCTGAACGGTTATCTTGATCTCCGTACCGGGAAGGGTGCCTGCGACCTTGTTGCGGAGAACATTACTATCTTCGATCTTTTCGCCATTTATTCCTGTAATTATGTCATTTCGCTTCAATCCGGCTTTATCTGCAGCACTTCCAGCTTTGACGTTGCTGACCAGTACGCCCGCACGCTCGGTCAAGTCTAAGGCTTTGGAGATCTCGTCGGTAATATTTTGAATGTTAACGCCTAACATGCCGCGCCGGACCCTTCCATCTTTAATGAGTTGATCCATTACCGATTTCGCCATATTCGACGGAATAGAAAAGCCGATACCGATATTTCCGCCGCTAGCACCGCCCGGCGAAAGGATCTGTGAATTGATGCCGATCAATTCGCCGTTCAGATTAACGAGAGCCCCGCCGGAATTTCCCCGATTGATCGGAGCGTCGGTCTGTAGAAAATCTTCGAAACTACCGTCGCTCAGGCCGGTGCGTCGGCCTTTGGCTGAAATAATACCGGCCGTCACAGTTTGCCCGATACCGAGCGGATTTCCGATCGCAAGTACGATGTCACCGACGCGGATTGTGTCGGAGTTGCCAAGAGTAAGGAACGGCAGGTTCTGCCCCTCTATCTTTAAAACGGCAAGGTCGCTCGGAGCATCAGTGCCAACGATCTTGGCTTCAAACGATTTGTTATCCGACATGAGAACAGTGATCTTTTCAGCTCCGTCTACGACATGGTTATTCGTTAGGATCGTGCCGTCCGAGCTCACAATTACGCCAGAGCCGAGGCCTCGTTCGATTTGTGGGCGTTGATTCTGTCTGGGCTGCTGTTGAGGAAATTGCCGAAAGAAATCTTCACCGAACGGGCTGTTTGGGATTGCCATCTGCTGCTGCGCCTTTTCCTTATTTTCGGCCTCGATTCGGACGACTGCCGGCGAAGTTCTGTCCACAACATCAGCATAGGAGGTGCGCATGCCGTCAACAACGACAGGAGCCGCAGGCACGGAGGGCTGAGCGTTGATCGGGGCCTCACCGCCAAGCAGATTTGTCTTGCACGACGATATGATCAACGAAAAAGCGACTAATGCAAACAATAAAATTTTTTTGTTGAACATCGAAATCTCTCCAAAAAACAGTAATTAAGATGATCCTGCAAGATTCGGGGCCGAACCTTTCGAGTATTAGATATTTTACGACAAACAGCCACCACAAGTTCGGCAAATCTTAAATTGTATCAGCCTGCCACCATTACCTTAGGCGTCTTGCCATCAAAGATATATGCGAGCGATTTGTAAACTAGTTTTGAGCAAAGGAACGCAGGCGAATCATAGTTCTCAAAATATGAATACTCTACGAGGTCCATGCCCACAACTCGTTTCTTTTCAGCAAGTTTGCGTATGAGAGTTAATGTTTCGTACCAACCCAATCCGCCGGGCTCCGGCGTACCGGTCGTCGGCACAATACTTGGGTCGAGTCCATCGATATCGATGGTCAAATAGACGTTTTCACTTAGCCCTTCGATGGCCTCATCGATCCAGTCGGTCCTGCCGGCAATGTCTCGTGCCCAGAAGATCTTCGTTGGTAAACCTTCGCTTAGTGAACGAGCTTCTTCGCCGGAGATCGAACGGATTCCAACTTGAACGGCCGGAATTCGCAAATCCTTGACCACTCGAGCCATAATCGATGCGTGCGAGTGCGGCGTTCCGTCATAGGTATCTCGAAGATCCGCGTGTGCGTCGATCTGGATGACGCTCAGATTTTCGTATTTTTCGTTGTGAGCCTTGATTATCGGTGCCGACACAGAATGTTCACCGCCGAGCATACAGATGAATTTGTTGAGTTCGAGCAGTTTCTTCGTGTAACTGTAGAGCTCTGACATCATTAATTCAGGCGTTTCGCGCGAAGTAAATTCTGGCAAAGTGTGTATACCGATCTTGTAAACTTCAGAATCGGTCTCTTCTTCATACAATTCCATATTGCGCGAAGCATCAATGATTGCCATCGCACCGGCTCCGGTGCCGGTGCCGTAACTGACAGTACCTTCGTATGATACAGGCAATATTAAAACCTCGGCGGTATCGAGTTTCGAGTAATTCTCGTCGTCGATACCGCCGAAATTCATCGGTAAGGTCTCTGATTCAGACATATATTATTCCGCGAAAGCCGGAAACCAAAGTTTATGGAACATCGATGCCAAGATCGCGTCCCGCAAAGCTAAAACTAGGCCGCTTTCGACCCTTCATAAACTTTGCAGCGGTCTGCGACAATGCAGTTATGATCATCGGAAGGGCAATGGACGGATCGCACGGCACGTACGCCGTCGTTGCTCCGCGGAGCAATTTGCCAAATTGAGATATGTGATTTCCACCGTAAGAAGGTGTGCGAATGTCGAGCGGTGCCGAATCGGTTGAGATCGATATCGCGTATTTGTGACCGCGAACGTTTGTTCGCGTAATGTACGACGATATTTCAGCGACATTGGCCATTTTCTGGCTGTTTGTGCTTCCTAGTGAAATGATGCCAGAATTTCGCGTTTTTTGAGCGATCTGCATCATTTCCATCGTATCTTGCGTCAAGTCGAACGATATATTTATCTTTTTTTCAAACTTAGCACGGGCGATACCAATTGCGATCTCCGATCCCGGCAAATCCGGACAATAAACAGGGATTCTTGCTTTGTAAGCCGATGTAAGAATACCGTCTTCGTGTGCGATCTCGGACAATTCGCGCCCCATCAGGTGCAGAAACTCACGTATCGAATATGAGCGTGTCAGATCGAGTTGGTTGATCACGCTCCCTATCCATTCGTCCGCTTCTTGATATTCTTCGTTATTTGCCAGTACATCGCCGATGCGCATAACGTCCGAAGCGTCGAGATCTTCGTCGCTCATGCTCGGATGAGCCTGATAGTGATTACGGCCGAGAATTTCGTGAATATCGTTGTATATCACTGTTCCGCTCACGACGATAACATCAACAAATCGGTTCTTTATCACATATGCGAGCAAACGACGCATTCCCGATGTAATCAAGTTTCCTGAGCCGCATAGATATATGGTCGAATTGTCATCGAGCATATCGAGCCAAATGCGGTGTGCTTCCGCCAGTTGTTTTGCACCAAATCCTGCACCTTCCATTTTCTCGAGCAGTCCGGCGACCGAGCGATCGCGATCGATCGGAACAGGCCGCGTCGGAACCGTCAAAAATTTAGAAGACTTTGTTTTCTTTTGAGCTACCATAATTTCTCCGCGTATAAACTAACTGATATCTAAGATATTAATTGCCATTTGATCCGTTTGGCGTCAGGTATGTATAACTGTCAACCTGATTTTCGTAATACTCGATCAATTGGCTGCCCTCGTTTGACGAGAGATCGCCACTCTTAACTCGCTGCAACACCATTCGCCGATACGTGTCATGCAACT
Coding sequences within it:
- a CDS encoding deoxyhypusine synthase family protein, whose translation is MVAQKKTKSSKFLTVPTRPVPIDRDRSVAGLLEKMEGAGFGAKQLAEAHRIWLDMLDDNSTIYLCGSGNLITSGMRRLLAYVIKNRFVDVIVVSGTVIYNDIHEILGRNHYQAHPSMSDEDLDASDVMRIGDVLANNEEYQEADEWIGSVINQLDLTRSYSIREFLHLMGRELSEIAHEDGILTSAYKARIPVYCPDLPGSEIAIGIARAKFEKKINISFDLTQDTMEMMQIAQKTRNSGIISLGSTNSQKMANVAEISSYITRTNVRGHKYAISISTDSAPLDIRTPSYGGNHISQFGKLLRGATTAYVPCDPSIALPMIITALSQTAAKFMKGRKRPSFSFAGRDLGIDVP
- a CDS encoding Do family serine endopeptidase, translating into MFNKKILLFALVAFSLIISSCKTNLLGGEAPINAQPSVPAAPVVVDGMRTSYADVVDRTSPAVVRIEAENKEKAQQQMAIPNSPFGEDFFRQFPQQQPRQNQRPQIERGLGSGVIVSSDGTILTNNHVVDGAEKITVLMSDNKSFEAKIVGTDAPSDLAVLKIEGQNLPFLTLGNSDTIRVGDIVLAIGNPLGIGQTVTAGIISAKGRRTGLSDGSFEDFLQTDAPINRGNSGGALVNLNGELIGINSQILSPGGASGGNIGIGFSIPSNMAKSVMDQLIKDGRVRRGMLGVNIQNITDEISKALDLTERAGVLVSNVKAGSAADKAGLKRNDIITGINGEKIEDSNVLRNKVAGTLPGTEIKITVQRDGKEQEFVATLDEFDTKMDKPGETGTEPNAEGPVGKDQGGKLGLSLQPVTPQVAKQLGLESDSEGLVVTDLDPSGPSAEAGIARGDVILEINRKPVNSVSDVKAMLDAAVNKPLLLLVSRRGQTIYLTIKPN
- the speB gene encoding agmatinase; its protein translation is MSESETLPMNFGGIDDENYSKLDTAEVLILPVSYEGTVSYGTGTGAGAMAIIDASRNMELYEEETDSEVYKIGIHTLPEFTSRETPELMMSELYSYTKKLLELNKFICMLGGEHSVSAPIIKAHNEKYENLSVIQIDAHADLRDTYDGTPHSHASIMARVVKDLRIPAVQVGIRSISGEEARSLSEGLPTKIFWARDIAGRTDWIDEAIEGLSENVYLTIDIDGLDPSIVPTTGTPEPGGLGWYETLTLIRKLAEKKRVVGMDLVEYSYFENYDSPAFLCSKLVYKSLAYIFDGKTPKVMVAG